In Agrobacterium sp. RAC06, a single window of DNA contains:
- a CDS encoding methyl-accepting chemotaxis protein — MRLTDVSVTWRLAVALAIPLVALAGLAYVEINTTFTAYQHARHLNIVSADLGVIGDFVHALQAERAEAVGLLASRGREHGAELEAARTAGAPALDKMDQVLADMKAEGDPTLMRHEEELTAVLAKLPQIRSSTDNLTLAPAEVFVYYTDLVHRLMNVSREFSLAAGAKGVVGKMMAYSLLMNAKEVAGQERNLGHAFISEGKFDEAHYLDFVGMFGSQKSLIDQYLELLPDEDREHYRESLHTPDAEAVEDIRSKMMVGGLSADLSAIDSGEWLERSARRIERLKELENETLATIVVDAQGMADQEYHHLLRVAGITSTVLTFACFFAISLSLTVVRPLRRLTRTMNDLAAGNVEVDLIRAESKDEIGQMGRAVTEYIALAKARMVKEREEQEAAERIKRAAELEAERERAERAAEISYAVEQLASGLDALSAGEIGYRLSKPFAPSLDPLRISFNGSMERLCGVMSTIRESTGQLHGGSQELQLAADDLARRTERQAAALEEAAASITQITATMTSSTQRAEEAGHLVREASVTAQRSGAVVADTVKAMHHIEQSSGQISQIISVIDEIAFQTNLLALNAGVEAARAGEAGKGFAVVAQEVRELAQRSANAAREIKALINRSAQEVEAGVRLVNETGDTLKGIEDHVMKINERVTAIVSAAKEQSAALNEISQAVSQMDQVTQQNAAMVEEASAATSSVATEADRLNGQIAMFKLPGNENRQRGREAA, encoded by the coding sequence ATGCGACTGACGGATGTTTCAGTGACTTGGCGCCTCGCGGTGGCGCTTGCCATACCGCTCGTGGCTCTGGCCGGTCTGGCCTATGTCGAAATCAATACGACGTTTACAGCCTATCAGCATGCTCGCCATCTGAACATCGTCAGCGCCGATCTCGGCGTGATCGGTGATTTCGTGCATGCGCTCCAGGCGGAACGCGCCGAAGCGGTGGGCCTGCTCGCCTCCAGGGGACGGGAGCATGGCGCCGAACTTGAGGCCGCCCGAACCGCCGGTGCGCCCGCCCTCGACAAGATGGACCAGGTTCTCGCCGACATGAAGGCCGAGGGCGATCCGACACTCATGCGCCACGAAGAGGAGCTCACGGCGGTGCTGGCGAAGCTTCCGCAGATCCGGTCCTCGACCGACAATCTGACCTTGGCGCCCGCAGAAGTATTCGTCTACTACACCGATCTCGTTCACCGGCTCATGAATGTCTCGCGCGAGTTCTCGCTCGCTGCCGGCGCCAAGGGCGTGGTCGGCAAGATGATGGCCTACAGCCTGCTTATGAACGCCAAGGAAGTGGCAGGCCAGGAGCGTAATCTAGGGCACGCCTTCATCTCCGAAGGCAAGTTCGACGAGGCGCATTATCTTGATTTCGTCGGTATGTTCGGTTCGCAGAAATCGCTGATCGACCAGTATCTCGAACTGCTGCCGGACGAGGATCGCGAACACTACCGTGAATCGCTGCATACGCCGGATGCGGAGGCCGTCGAGGATATCCGCTCGAAGATGATGGTGGGTGGCCTGTCGGCTGACCTCTCGGCGATCGACAGCGGTGAGTGGCTGGAGCGTTCGGCGCGCCGTATAGAGCGTCTGAAGGAACTCGAAAACGAGACGCTGGCGACCATTGTCGTGGATGCGCAGGGGATGGCTGATCAGGAGTACCATCATCTGCTGCGTGTTGCCGGGATCACGAGTACGGTGCTCACCTTTGCCTGCTTCTTTGCTATCTCCCTGTCCTTGACCGTCGTGCGTCCGCTGCGGCGCCTGACACGGACGATGAATGATCTGGCCGCCGGTAATGTCGAAGTCGACTTGATCCGAGCCGAGAGCAAGGACGAGATCGGCCAGATGGGGCGCGCCGTCACCGAATATATCGCGCTTGCCAAGGCCCGCATGGTCAAGGAACGCGAGGAGCAGGAAGCAGCCGAGCGGATCAAGCGTGCGGCCGAACTGGAGGCCGAACGCGAACGGGCAGAACGTGCCGCGGAGATCTCTTATGCGGTTGAACAACTCGCCAGCGGCCTGGATGCGCTGTCAGCGGGGGAAATCGGCTATCGTCTCTCCAAACCCTTTGCGCCCTCTCTCGATCCGCTTCGCATAAGCTTCAACGGCTCGATGGAGCGGCTGTGCGGCGTGATGTCGACCATCCGCGAAAGTACCGGACAGCTGCATGGCGGCTCGCAGGAACTGCAGCTGGCAGCCGACGACCTCGCCCGCCGTACCGAACGTCAGGCTGCAGCTTTGGAGGAGGCTGCCGCCTCCATCACCCAGATCACCGCGACCATGACGAGTTCCACGCAACGTGCGGAAGAGGCAGGCCATCTGGTGCGCGAAGCAAGCGTGACCGCCCAGAGATCCGGTGCCGTCGTGGCGGATACGGTGAAGGCCATGCACCATATCGAACAGTCCTCCGGGCAGATCAGCCAGATCATCTCGGTCATCGATGAAATCGCCTTCCAGACCAATCTTCTCGCCCTGAATGCGGGCGTCGAGGCCGCCCGGGCAGGGGAGGCCGGCAAGGGCTTTGCCGTCGTCGCGCAGGAAGTCCGCGAACTCGCCCAGCGGTCTGCCAACGCTGCCCGCGAGATCAAGGCACTGATCAATCGCTCGGCGCAGGAGGTAGAGGCCGGGGTTCGGCTGGTCAACGAAACCGGCGACACGCTGAAGGGCATCGAAGATCATGTGATGAAGATCAACGAACGCGTCACGGCCATCGTT
- a CDS encoding LysR family transcriptional regulator has product MSEAPVDLAWMRLLVEIDRKGSLSAAAEALGLTQPAVSYQIRLLEQRFGQPLLHRLHRGVRYTDEGRRLLAIAERTVSEVDALQRSVRAARRRPTVRLATDYAFSSLWLIPRMHVFRQSHPEIDLQIVATQRLGPHWREDADLAVAFGSGSEFGADARLLMPERVVPVCTPILAHSLKDGPGLPIRQCPLIHLEAEHVSPWLDWPAYLSRLQRGESLQDSPGDLRFNTYALVVQAAMAGQGVALGWLGVVDQLLEANLLVVAGEVMAVQGRGYWLVPGSSSEAVNLLATWLIDEAAGSVAGRFAN; this is encoded by the coding sequence ATGTCTGAGGCGCCGGTCGATCTCGCCTGGATGCGACTGCTGGTCGAGATCGACCGGAAAGGCTCCCTGTCGGCCGCAGCCGAAGCGCTCGGCCTGACCCAGCCGGCCGTGAGCTATCAGATCCGCCTTCTGGAGCAGCGATTTGGTCAGCCCTTGCTGCATCGGCTCCACAGAGGCGTGAGGTATACCGATGAAGGGCGGCGACTGCTCGCGATTGCGGAACGCACGGTGTCGGAGGTGGATGCCCTGCAGCGCAGCGTGCGTGCTGCGCGCAGAAGACCCACCGTGCGGCTCGCCACGGATTACGCCTTCTCCAGCCTTTGGCTGATTCCTCGCATGCATGTCTTTCGGCAAAGCCATCCGGAAATCGATTTGCAGATCGTCGCAACCCAGCGCCTCGGGCCCCATTGGCGCGAGGATGCGGATCTCGCCGTCGCCTTCGGCTCGGGCAGCGAGTTCGGCGCCGACGCCCGCCTGCTGATGCCCGAACGGGTCGTGCCTGTCTGCACGCCCATCCTGGCGCACAGCCTCAAGGATGGTCCGGGCCTGCCCATCCGGCAATGTCCCCTGATCCATCTCGAAGCCGAGCACGTCTCGCCTTGGCTCGACTGGCCTGCATACTTGTCGCGGTTGCAACGGGGCGAAAGCCTGCAGGACAGTCCGGGCGATCTCCGCTTCAACACCTATGCGCTCGTGGTTCAGGCCGCCATGGCTGGGCAGGGTGTGGCTCTCGGCTGGCTGGGCGTCGTGGATCAGCTGCTCGAGGCCAATTTGCTGGTCGTGGCGGGTGAGGTGATGGCGGTCCAAGGGCGTGGTTACTGGCTTGTGCCGGGCAGCAGCAGCGAAGCCGTCAATCTGCTGGCCACATGGTTGATCGACGAGGCCGCTGGCTCAGTTGCTGGACGTTTTGCGAACTGA
- the choX gene encoding choline ABC transporter substrate-binding protein has product MLLITTTAAAADAESCKVVRLSDPGWTDITATNGVASVVLDALSYEPDVKTLSVPIGYQSMKNGEIDVFLGNWMPAQQAFIDDLNGAQAIEVLAKNLEGAKFTLAVPTAVANKGIKDFADLGKNPDEFESKIYGIEPGAPANANIQKMIDAGEFGLKGWELVESGEQAMLAQVERATKEGKGVVFLAWAPHPMNERFDLTYLSGGDTYFGANFGGAEVYTLARTGWSGNCPNAATLFKQMTFDVSMENVLMGEILGGKDSKEAATEWLKANPAVMDGWLKGVTTFDGQPGDAAVKSALGL; this is encoded by the coding sequence ATGCTGTTGATTACCACCACTGCGGCGGCTGCGGACGCCGAAAGCTGCAAGGTCGTCCGGTTGTCCGATCCGGGCTGGACCGACATCACGGCGACCAATGGTGTCGCCTCGGTCGTTCTCGATGCGCTCAGCTATGAGCCCGATGTGAAGACGCTATCCGTGCCGATCGGCTATCAGTCGATGAAGAACGGCGAGATCGACGTGTTTCTCGGCAACTGGATGCCCGCTCAGCAGGCCTTCATCGACGACCTGAACGGTGCACAGGCGATCGAAGTGCTGGCGAAGAACCTGGAAGGTGCAAAGTTCACCCTCGCTGTCCCGACCGCGGTTGCAAACAAGGGCATCAAGGATTTCGCCGATCTCGGCAAGAATCCCGACGAGTTCGAAAGCAAGATCTACGGCATCGAGCCGGGCGCGCCGGCCAATGCGAACATCCAGAAGATGATCGATGCCGGCGAATTCGGTCTGAAGGGCTGGGAACTTGTCGAGTCCGGCGAGCAGGCGATGCTGGCCCAGGTCGAGCGCGCCACGAAGGAAGGCAAGGGCGTGGTCTTCCTCGCCTGGGCGCCGCATCCGATGAACGAACGGTTCGACCTCACCTATCTTTCAGGCGGAGACACCTATTTCGGCGCGAATTTTGGCGGCGCGGAAGTCTATACGCTGGCCCGCACTGGCTGGAGCGGCAACTGCCCGAACGCTGCCACCCTCTTCAAGCAGATGACCTTCGACGTCTCGATGGAAAACGTCTTGATGGGCGAGATCCTCGGCGGCAAGGATTCGAAGGAAGCCGCAACCGAGTGGCTAAAGGCCAATCCTGCCGTCATGGATGGCTGGCTGAAGGGCGTGACGACCTTTGACGGCCAGCCGGGTGACGCGGCGGTCAAATCCGCTCTCGGTCTTTGA
- the betC gene encoding choline-sulfatase, whose amino-acid sequence MVDQANGTFFPDGPADFLHAPHLKSLAKRSVRFANTYTASPLCAPARASFMSGQLPSRTRVYDNAAEFASDIPTYAHHLRAAGYQTSLSGKMHFVGPDQLHGFEERLTTDIYPADFGWTPDYRKPGERIDWWYHNLGSVTGAGVAEITNQMEYDDEVAYNATRRLYDLSRGHDERPWCLTVSFTHPHDPYVARRKYWDLYEGCDALQPSVPAIPYDEQDPHSQRLMDACDHLAFDITDEHIRRARQGYFANISYVDDKIGEILDVLERTRMADNTVILFVSDHGDMLGERGLWFKMNFFEGSARVPMMMAVPGIEGRLVTTPVSTLDVTPTLAGLAGIDISTIKDWTDGEDLMPLATGTGGRSIVPMEYAAEGTVSPMVGLRNERYKLTLCAADPPILADLEADPCEMTNLAHDPAAASVFEALREEAARRWDLMRFDAAVRESQARRHIVYTALRNGAYFPWDYQPLQKASERYMRNHMDLNILEESQRFPRGE is encoded by the coding sequence ATGGTGGATCAGGCCAACGGGACCTTCTTTCCGGACGGTCCCGCTGATTTCCTGCATGCGCCGCATCTCAAGTCCCTGGCGAAGCGCTCCGTGCGCTTCGCTAACACCTATACGGCAAGCCCGCTCTGCGCACCGGCGCGTGCCTCCTTCATGTCCGGGCAATTGCCGAGCCGGACCCGCGTCTACGACAATGCAGCGGAATTCGCCTCCGATATCCCGACCTATGCGCATCACCTCAGGGCTGCCGGTTATCAAACCAGCCTGTCGGGCAAGATGCATTTCGTCGGGCCTGACCAGCTGCACGGTTTCGAGGAGCGGTTGACGACCGACATCTATCCCGCCGATTTCGGCTGGACCCCCGACTATCGCAAGCCGGGCGAGCGGATCGACTGGTGGTATCATAATCTGGGTTCCGTCACGGGCGCCGGCGTTGCCGAGATCACCAACCAGATGGAGTATGACGACGAGGTGGCCTACAACGCCACGCGACGGCTCTACGACCTGTCGCGCGGACACGACGAGCGGCCCTGGTGCCTGACGGTCAGTTTCACCCATCCGCACGACCCCTATGTTGCGCGGCGAAAATATTGGGATCTCTACGAGGGCTGCGACGCCCTGCAGCCGAGTGTGCCTGCGATCCCCTATGACGAACAGGATCCGCATTCGCAGCGCCTGATGGATGCCTGTGACCACCTCGCCTTCGACATCACGGACGAGCACATACGCCGTGCGCGGCAAGGCTACTTCGCCAATATCTCCTATGTCGACGACAAGATCGGCGAGATCCTCGACGTGCTCGAGCGCACCCGGATGGCGGACAACACCGTCATCCTCTTCGTCTCCGACCATGGCGACATGCTTGGCGAGCGAGGCCTCTGGTTCAAGATGAACTTCTTCGAGGGCTCCGCGCGGGTACCGATGATGATGGCTGTGCCCGGGATCGAGGGACGGCTGGTAACCACGCCGGTCTCGACGCTCGATGTGACGCCGACGCTTGCCGGTCTCGCGGGCATCGACATCTCGACGATCAAGGACTGGACCGACGGCGAGGACCTGATGCCGCTTGCGACCGGCACTGGCGGCCGCAGCATTGTTCCGATGGAATATGCGGCGGAGGGCACGGTGAGTCCCATGGTCGGGCTTCGAAACGAGCGTTACAAACTGACGCTCTGTGCGGCGGATCCACCGATCCTGGCCGATCTAGAAGCTGATCCCTGTGAGATGACCAACCTCGCTCACGATCCGGCGGCGGCAAGCGTGTTCGAGGCATTGCGCGAGGAAGCAGCCCGACGTTGGGATCTGATGCGTTTCGATGCCGCTGTGCGGGAAAGTCAGGCGCGGCGACACATCGTCTATACGGCACTGCGCAACGGCGCCTATTTCCCCTGGGATTACCAGCCGCTGCAGAAGGCATCGGAGCGCTATATGCGCAACCATATGGACCTCAACATTCTCGAAGAAAGTCAGCGCTTCCCAAGAGGCGAATGA
- the gmk gene encoding guanylate kinase, producing MAAAAPTSVKIARRGLMLVISSPSGAGKSTIARTLMDRDQQISLSVSVTTRQRRQSEIEGVHYHFVSQREFERLRDSDSLLEWAQVHGNYYGTPREAVETAMGEGRDMLFDIDWQGAQQLQEKMSADVVSIFILPPTMAELQSRLHRRAEDTEEVIQTRLNNSRSEIKHWREYDYVIVNDDLNSAFDAVQSIVKAERLRRDRRHGLFDFVEGLIA from the coding sequence ATGGCCGCTGCCGCCCCCACCTCCGTCAAGATCGCAAGGCGCGGCCTGATGCTCGTCATCTCCTCGCCCTCGGGCGCCGGAAAGTCGACGATCGCCCGCACCTTGATGGATCGCGACCAGCAGATCAGCCTCTCGGTCAGTGTGACGACCCGGCAGCGCCGCCAGAGCGAGATCGAGGGTGTTCACTACCACTTCGTCTCCCAGCGCGAATTCGAACGGCTCCGCGATAGCGACTCGCTGCTCGAATGGGCGCAGGTGCACGGCAACTACTATGGTACGCCGCGTGAGGCCGTCGAGACGGCCATGGGCGAGGGCCGCGACATGCTCTTCGATATCGATTGGCAGGGCGCCCAGCAGCTACAGGAAAAGATGTCGGCCGATGTCGTCTCGATCTTCATCCTGCCGCCGACCATGGCCGAACTGCAGTCGCGCCTTCATCGCCGTGCAGAGGATACGGAGGAGGTCATCCAGACACGCCTCAACAATTCCCGCTCAGAGATCAAGCACTGGCGCGAATATGACTATGTCATCGTCAATGACGACCTGAACTCCGCCTTCGATGCCGTCCAGTCCATCGTCAAGGCCGAGCGCCTGCGCCGCGATCGTCGCCATGGCCTCTTCGACTTTGTTGAAGGTCTGATCGCCTGA
- a CDS encoding YicC/YloC family endoribonuclease yields MTLQSMTGFARVEGSSGRYRWAWELRSVNGKGLDLRTRLPQGHEALETDIRRLASERLTRGNLQIGLSVTVSENRVEAVLNHDALAAVLALRNELGPDVLDPAPLRLDTLLSIRGLVDMREATDDAEAIAERDADILAGLERSISALVDMRATEGAALRRILEEHIARIEELALQIEADPSRSPDEIARRLEAQLASLMDTTSGLDRDRLHQEIALIATKADLREEIDRLKAHVTAARELLSVGGPVGRKLDFLAQEFNRESNTICSKSNAVAVTAAGIELKVVIDQFREQVQNLE; encoded by the coding sequence ATGACACTGCAATCCATGACGGGCTTCGCCCGGGTCGAGGGCTCGTCCGGTCGTTATCGCTGGGCCTGGGAACTGCGCTCGGTGAACGGCAAGGGGCTCGACCTGCGCACGCGCCTGCCGCAGGGGCACGAAGCGCTGGAGACGGATATCCGTCGCCTTGCCAGCGAGCGCCTGACGCGCGGCAATCTGCAGATCGGCCTTAGCGTGACGGTCAGTGAAAACCGCGTCGAAGCGGTGCTCAATCATGATGCACTGGCGGCCGTTCTCGCGTTGCGCAACGAGCTCGGACCCGACGTACTGGACCCGGCTCCGCTCAGGCTGGACACACTCCTGTCGATCCGAGGGCTCGTCGACATGCGCGAAGCGACTGATGATGCCGAAGCGATCGCCGAGCGTGACGCGGACATTCTCGCCGGCCTCGAACGCTCTATCTCCGCACTGGTCGACATGCGCGCGACCGAGGGGGCGGCACTGCGCCGGATCCTCGAAGAGCACATCGCCAGGATCGAAGAGCTTGCCCTGCAGATCGAGGCGGATCCGTCGCGTTCGCCCGATGAGATCGCACGCCGGCTTGAAGCCCAGCTCGCCAGTCTGATGGACACGACCAGCGGCCTCGACCGCGACCGCCTGCATCAGGAAATTGCCCTGATCGCCACCAAGGCGGATCTGCGTGAGGAAATCGATCGCCTCAAGGCCCATGTGACGGCGGCCCGCGAACTGTTGTCCGTTGGTGGTCCCGTCGGCCGCAAGCTCGATTTCCTGGCGCAGGAATTTAACCGCGAATCAAATACTATCTGTTCCAAGTCCAATGCCGTCGCAGTCACTGCCGCCGGCATCGAATTGAAGGTCGTCATCGACCAGTTCCGCGAACAGGTTCAGAATCTGGAGTAG
- the mltG gene encoding endolytic transglycosylase MltG, producing the protein MPVTDNSQNGGSQNNGVSFGRDAETQPGKGPFIPKSPNEALRPERVPQPPRRSRKARSQLVIFLNFLMTMVVFVSVVAVAGFFYVMDSYQKPGPLVANTNFVVRSGAGLAEIANNLERNGIVSDARIYRYVTTTYLTDGQTLKAGEYEIKAGSSMKEITALLESGKSILYSVSFPEGLTVKQMFLRLAADPVLEGDLPAELPPEGSLRPDTYKFTRGTNRAEIVAQMRAAQERLIDQIWEKRDPDLPVTTKEEFVTLASIVEKETGKDDERAHVASVFINRLNKRMRLQSDPTIIYGLFGGDGKPADRPIYQSDIRKETPYNTYVIRGLPPGPIANPGRAALEAVAHPWKTDDLYFVADGTGGHAFAKTLDEHNANVRRWRKIEAERAQTPPATLDIDPEVDPSANN; encoded by the coding sequence TTGCCGGTGACCGACAACAGCCAGAACGGCGGTAGCCAGAACAACGGTGTCTCCTTCGGCCGCGATGCCGAGACCCAGCCGGGCAAGGGACCCTTCATTCCGAAGTCGCCGAACGAGGCCCTGCGCCCCGAGCGCGTGCCGCAGCCGCCGCGCCGGTCGCGCAAGGCGCGCAGCCAGCTGGTGATCTTCCTGAACTTCCTGATGACCATGGTGGTCTTTGTCAGCGTCGTGGCCGTGGCCGGCTTCTTCTACGTCATGGACAGCTACCAGAAGCCCGGTCCGCTCGTCGCCAACACCAATTTCGTCGTGCGCAGCGGTGCTGGCCTCGCCGAGATCGCCAACAACCTGGAACGCAACGGCATCGTCTCTGACGCCCGCATCTATCGCTATGTCACGACGACCTACCTCACGGACGGCCAGACGCTGAAGGCCGGCGAATATGAGATCAAGGCCGGCTCTTCGATGAAGGAGATCACGGCGCTTCTCGAATCCGGCAAGTCCATCCTGTATTCGGTGTCCTTCCCGGAAGGCCTGACCGTCAAACAGATGTTCCTGCGGCTTGCCGCCGATCCGGTGCTTGAAGGCGACCTGCCTGCGGAGCTTCCGCCGGAAGGCAGCCTGCGTCCAGATACCTACAAGTTCACGCGCGGCACGAACCGTGCCGAGATCGTTGCCCAGATGCGGGCCGCCCAGGAGCGCCTGATCGACCAGATCTGGGAGAAGCGCGATCCGGATCTGCCTGTCACGACCAAGGAAGAGTTCGTCACGCTGGCTTCGATCGTCGAAAAGGAAACCGGCAAGGACGACGAGCGTGCCCATGTCGCCTCGGTCTTCATCAACCGGTTGAACAAGCGCATGCGGCTCCAGTCGGACCCGACGATCATCTATGGCCTGTTCGGTGGTGACGGCAAACCGGCAGATCGCCCGATCTATCAGTCGGACATCCGCAAGGAAACGCCCTACAACACCTATGTGATCAGGGGGCTGCCGCCAGGCCCGATCGCCAATCCGGGCCGTGCTGCCCTCGAAGCGGTCGCCCATCCGTGGAAGACGGATGATCTCTATTTCGTCGCTGACGGGACCGGTGGTCACGCCTTTGCCAAGACGCTCGACGAGCACAATGCCAATGTGCGTCGCTGGCGCAAGATCGAGGCCGAGCGCGCTCAAACGCCGCCAGCCACACTGGATATCGATCCGGAAGTCGATCCGTCGGCCAATAACTGA